A genomic segment from Dechloromonas denitrificans encodes:
- a CDS encoding integration host factor subunit beta produces the protein MTKSELIARLAERFPQLVAKDADFAVKMILDAMSDALVRGDRIEIRGFGSFALNYRPPRTGRNPKSGDKVSVPAKWVPHFKAGKELRERVDQSI, from the coding sequence ATGACCAAATCCGAGCTCATCGCCCGACTGGCGGAGCGTTTTCCGCAGTTGGTGGCGAAGGATGCTGATTTTGCGGTCAAGATGATTCTCGATGCGATGTCCGACGCACTTGTGCGCGGGGATCGTATCGAGATCCGCGGATTCGGCAGCTTTGCGCTCAACTACCGGCCCCCACGCACTGGCCGTAACCCCAAATCGGGGGATAAGGTCAGTGTTCCTGCCAAATGGGTTCCCCATTTCAAGGCAGGGAAGGAATTACGTGAGCGGGTCGATCAGTCGATCTGA
- a CDS encoding lipopolysaccharide assembly LapA domain-containing protein has translation MTALIWATRLIIFSFLVVFALQNTDTASLNFLPGQVWQAPLVIILLVFFAGGAMLGVLSVLGVIYRQRREISRLKRAADQTPSVVLPELPPNL, from the coding sequence ATGACAGCTCTGATCTGGGCCACAAGGCTCATCATATTTTCATTTCTGGTGGTTTTTGCGCTCCAGAATACCGATACGGCAAGCCTCAATTTCCTGCCCGGCCAAGTCTGGCAGGCACCTCTGGTGATCATCCTGCTGGTGTTTTTTGCTGGCGGGGCCATGCTTGGGGTGCTCTCCGTGCTGGGCGTGATTTATCGCCAGCGTCGCGAAATATCGCGCCTCAAACGGGCTGCCGACCAAACGCCATCCGTTGTCTTGCCAGAGCTCCCGCCTAATTTATGA
- the rpsA gene encoding 30S ribosomal protein S1 — protein sequence MESFAQLFEESLARQEMRQGEVITAEVVLIDHNFVVVNAGLKSESYVPLEEFLNDQGELEVAVGDFVQVAIEMLEDGYGATRLSRDRAKRIAAWNFLEQALNDNSLVTGTITGKVKGGLTVMSNGVRAFLPGSLVDMRPVKDTTPYEGKTLEFKVIKLDRKRNNVVMSRRAVLEATADKDREKLLENLKEGTVVKGIVKNITDYGAFVDLGGIDGLLHITDLAWRRVRHPSEVLAVGDEVTAKILKFDAEKNRVSLGMKQLGDDPWVGIARRYPAGTRLFGKVTNLTDYGSFVEIEQGIEGLVHVSEMDWTNKNVHPSKVVSLGDEVEVMILEIDEERRRISLGMKQCLPNPWDDFAMNQKKGDKVKGAIKSITDFGIFIGLPGGIDGLVHLSDLSWSATGEEAIRNFKKGDEVEAVVLGIDVEKERISLGIKQLEGDPYTNFIATHEKNSIVRATVKTVDARGAVMTLDGENEGYLRASEFSRDRIDDLSQHLKVGDEVEVMIINVDRKTRGINLSVKAKDQAEQHEAMQKFSAESNSAASGTTNLGALLKAKLNQQG from the coding sequence ATGGAATCTTTTGCTCAACTATTTGAAGAATCCCTGGCTCGCCAGGAAATGCGTCAAGGCGAAGTCATCACTGCAGAAGTGGTGCTCATCGATCACAACTTCGTTGTGGTCAATGCCGGCCTGAAATCGGAATCCTATGTTCCGCTCGAAGAATTCCTGAACGATCAGGGCGAACTGGAAGTTGCCGTTGGCGATTTCGTCCAGGTCGCAATCGAAATGCTGGAAGACGGCTACGGTGCAACCCGCCTGTCGCGTGATCGCGCCAAGCGCATCGCTGCATGGAACTTCCTGGAACAGGCCCTGAACGACAACTCCCTGGTTACCGGCACCATCACCGGCAAGGTCAAGGGCGGCCTCACCGTCATGTCCAACGGCGTCCGTGCATTCCTGCCGGGTTCGCTGGTCGACATGCGTCCGGTCAAGGACACCACCCCGTACGAAGGCAAGACCCTCGAATTCAAGGTTATCAAGCTCGATCGCAAGCGCAACAACGTCGTGATGTCCCGTCGTGCCGTGCTCGAAGCCACCGCTGACAAGGATCGCGAAAAGCTCCTCGAGAACCTCAAGGAAGGTACTGTCGTCAAGGGTATCGTCAAGAACATTACCGATTACGGTGCGTTCGTCGACCTCGGCGGCATCGATGGCCTGCTGCACATCACCGATCTGGCATGGCGCCGTGTCCGTCACCCGTCCGAAGTTCTGGCCGTGGGCGACGAAGTTACCGCCAAGATCCTCAAGTTCGACGCAGAAAAGAACCGCGTTTCCCTGGGTATGAAGCAACTGGGCGACGATCCGTGGGTTGGTATTGCCCGCCGTTACCCGGCTGGTACCCGCCTGTTCGGCAAGGTCACCAACCTGACCGACTACGGTTCATTCGTTGAAATCGAACAAGGCATCGAAGGTCTGGTTCACGTTTCCGAAATGGATTGGACCAACAAGAACGTTCATCCGTCCAAGGTTGTTTCCCTGGGTGATGAAGTCGAAGTCATGATCCTCGAAATCGACGAAGAGCGTCGCCGTATCTCCCTCGGCATGAAGCAGTGCCTGCCGAATCCGTGGGACGATTTCGCGATGAACCAGAAGAAGGGTGACAAGGTCAAGGGCGCTATCAAGTCCATCACCGACTTCGGTATCTTCATCGGTCTGCCTGGCGGTATCGATGGTCTGGTTCACCTGTCCGACCTGTCCTGGTCTGCGACCGGCGAAGAAGCCATCCGCAACTTCAAGAAGGGTGACGAAGTTGAAGCCGTCGTGCTCGGCATCGATGTCGAGAAGGAGCGTATCTCCCTGGGTATCAAGCAGCTCGAAGGCGATCCGTACACCAACTTCATTGCTACCCACGAAAAGAACAGCATCGTGCGCGCTACCGTCAAGACGGTTGATGCCCGCGGCGCCGTGATGACGCTGGATGGCGAGAACGAAGGTTACCTGCGTGCTTCCGAGTTCTCCCGTGATCGTATCGACGACCTGTCGCAGCACCTCAAGGTGGGTGACGAAGTTGAAGTCATGATCATCAACGTGGATCGCAAGACCCGTGGTATCAACCTGTCCGTCAAGGCCAAGGATCAAGCCGAACAGCACGAAGCAATGCAGAAGTTCTCTGCAGAGTCGAACTCCGCTGCTTCCGGTACGACCAACCTGGGCGCCCTGCTGAAGGCCAAGCTCAACCAGCAAGGCTGA
- the rfaD gene encoding ADP-glyceromanno-heptose 6-epimerase produces the protein MYIVVTGAAGFIGSNIVKALNERGVTKIIAVDNLTKADKFKNLIDCEIADYLDKHDFIERIQAGHYDGEIEAIFHEGACSDTMETDGRYMMENNYRYSLILLDWCQDQDVQFLYASSAATYGGSNVFKEERQYEGPLNVYGYSKFLFDQVVRQRLAKEPSSQIVGFRYFNVYGPRETHKGRMASVAFHNYNQFKADGKVKLFEGSHGYENGGQMRDFVFVGDVAKVNLFFLDNPDKSGIFNLGSGRAQSFNDVAVAAVNGCRKAKNEEALTLDQLRTQGLLEYTAFPEALKGKYQAFTQGDLTRLRAAGYEAPMATVEEGVGQYIEWLHKNV, from the coding sequence ATGTATATCGTCGTTACCGGCGCTGCCGGCTTCATTGGTTCCAATATCGTCAAGGCGCTCAATGAGCGTGGCGTGACCAAGATCATCGCGGTCGACAACCTGACCAAGGCCGACAAGTTCAAGAACTTGATCGATTGTGAAATTGCCGATTACCTCGACAAGCACGATTTCATCGAGCGCATCCAGGCCGGCCACTACGACGGCGAAATCGAAGCCATTTTCCACGAGGGTGCTTGCTCGGACACGATGGAAACCGATGGGCGCTACATGATGGAGAACAACTACCGTTACTCCCTCATTCTGCTCGACTGGTGCCAGGATCAGGATGTCCAGTTCCTCTACGCCTCAAGCGCGGCAACTTACGGCGGCAGCAATGTCTTCAAGGAAGAGCGCCAGTACGAAGGCCCGCTCAACGTTTATGGTTATTCCAAGTTCCTCTTCGACCAGGTCGTGCGCCAACGTCTGGCCAAGGAGCCTTCGTCGCAGATCGTCGGTTTCCGTTATTTCAACGTCTACGGTCCGCGTGAAACGCACAAGGGACGCATGGCTTCGGTCGCCTTCCACAACTACAACCAGTTCAAGGCCGACGGCAAGGTGAAATTGTTCGAAGGTTCGCACGGCTATGAGAATGGTGGCCAGATGCGTGACTTCGTCTTTGTCGGCGATGTCGCCAAGGTCAATCTGTTCTTCCTCGATAACCCGGATAAATCGGGCATTTTCAATCTCGGCTCCGGTCGGGCGCAAAGCTTCAACGATGTTGCGGTTGCTGCGGTCAACGGCTGCCGCAAGGCCAAAAACGAAGAGGCGCTGACGCTCGACCAGCTGCGTACGCAAGGCCTGCTCGAATACACCGCTTTCCCGGAAGCATTGAAAGGCAAGTATCAGGCTTTTACCCAGGGCGATCTGACCCGTTTGCGCGCTGCCGGTTACGAAGCACCGATGGCCACTGTCGAAGAAGGCGTCGGCCAGTACATCGAATGGCTCCATAAAAATGTATAA
- a CDS encoding 3'-5' exonuclease, protein MKPVLVFDIETIPDVAGFRRLNNLPGELSDDEVAELAYQQRRAKTGNDFLQLHLQRIVTISCALRTSEGLKVWSLSEPAHGEGEIIQRFFDGIEKFTPQIVSWNGSGFDLPVLHYRGMLHGVSAPRYWDMGDGDYADSRDFKWNNYISRYHTRHLDLMDLLALYNARANAPLDDLAKLFGFPGKLGMDGGKVWEAWQGGKAADIRDYCETDVINTYLVYNRFRRLRGELTAEEEIAEGEFVKAHLAKIGAPHWQEFLAAWR, encoded by the coding sequence ATGAAGCCGGTTCTCGTTTTTGACATCGAGACGATTCCCGATGTCGCCGGTTTTCGTCGGCTCAATAACCTGCCGGGTGAGCTTTCCGATGACGAGGTCGCCGAGCTTGCCTATCAGCAGCGCCGGGCCAAGACGGGCAATGACTTTCTGCAATTGCACCTGCAACGCATCGTCACGATTTCCTGCGCGCTGCGCACCAGCGAAGGGCTGAAAGTCTGGTCGCTCTCCGAGCCGGCGCATGGCGAAGGCGAGATCATCCAGCGCTTCTTCGACGGCATCGAGAAATTCACGCCGCAGATCGTTTCCTGGAACGGCAGCGGTTTCGACCTGCCAGTCCTGCACTACCGTGGCATGCTGCATGGCGTTTCAGCGCCGCGTTACTGGGATATGGGCGACGGCGATTACGCCGACAGCCGTGATTTCAAGTGGAACAACTACATCAGCCGTTACCACACGCGTCATCTCGATCTGATGGATCTGCTCGCCCTGTACAACGCCCGCGCCAATGCGCCGCTCGACGATCTGGCCAAGCTGTTCGGCTTTCCCGGCAAGCTCGGGATGGATGGCGGCAAAGTCTGGGAGGCCTGGCAGGGCGGCAAGGCAGCGGATATTCGCGATTACTGCGAAACCGATGTAATCAATACCTATCTGGTCTATAACCGTTTTCGCCGTTTGCGCGGTGAACTGACAGCGGAAGAGGAAATCGCCGAGGGCGAATTCGTCAAGGCGCACCTGGCCAAAATCGGTGCGCCCCACTGGCAGGAGTTTCTCGCCGCCTGGCGCTGA
- the cysM gene encoding cysteine synthase CysM: MYKTLQDFVGNTPLVRLVRIPGAENERRGNVILAKLEGNNPAGSVKDRPALSMIVRAEARGDIKPGDTLIEATSGNTGIALAMAAAMKGYKMILVMPENQSVERRQSMRAFGADLVLTPKDGGMELARDVAEKMRDEGKGIILDQFGNPDNPLAHFEGTGPEIWRDTAGKVTHFVSSMGTTGTIMGTSAYLKAQNKAIQIVGCQPEEGSQIPGIRKWPEAYLPKIYDKTNVDRIEYVSQADAEAMTRRLATEEGIFAGISSGGALAVALRLSQSLENAVIVSIICDRGDRYLSTGVFPA, encoded by the coding sequence ATGTATAAGACGCTGCAGGATTTCGTCGGCAATACGCCGCTGGTTCGTCTGGTGCGTATTCCCGGTGCAGAGAATGAGCGGCGTGGCAATGTCATCCTGGCCAAGCTGGAAGGCAATAATCCGGCGGGTTCGGTCAAGGACAGGCCGGCGCTGTCGATGATCGTGCGTGCCGAAGCACGTGGCGACATCAAGCCGGGCGATACGCTGATCGAGGCAACCTCCGGCAACACCGGCATTGCGCTGGCCATGGCAGCGGCGATGAAGGGTTACAAGATGATCCTCGTCATGCCGGAAAACCAGAGCGTCGAGCGTCGCCAGAGCATGCGCGCCTTCGGTGCCGATCTGGTCCTGACGCCGAAAGATGGCGGTATGGAGCTGGCGCGCGACGTGGCCGAGAAAATGCGTGATGAAGGCAAGGGCATCATTCTCGACCAGTTCGGCAACCCGGATAACCCGCTTGCCCATTTCGAAGGCACCGGCCCGGAAATCTGGCGCGATACGGCCGGCAAGGTGACGCACTTTGTTTCCAGCATGGGAACGACCGGCACGATCATGGGCACCTCGGCGTATCTGAAGGCGCAGAACAAGGCGATCCAGATCGTCGGTTGCCAGCCGGAAGAGGGGAGCCAGATTCCCGGTATCCGCAAATGGCCGGAAGCCTACCTGCCCAAGATTTACGATAAAACCAACGTCGACCGCATCGAATACGTCAGTCAGGCCGATGCCGAGGCGATGACGCGCCGTCTGGCCACGGAAGAGGGCATCTTCGCCGGGATTTCCTCCGGCGGTGCGCTGGCCGTAGCGCTGCGTTTGTCGCAGTCGCTGGAAAATGCCGTGATTGTCAGCATTATTTGCGACCGGGGCGATCGTTACCTGTCGACGGGTGTTTTCCCGGCATGA
- the ppa gene encoding inorganic diphosphatase produces the protein MALNNVSSGKSLPDDFNVIIEITAHSDPVKYEVDKESGAIFVDRFMGTAMHYPCNYGYINNTIAGDGDPVDVLVVTPFGLPPGVVVRCRPLGMLAMEDEGGQDAKLIAVPVDKLTPLYKDAKSFEDIPQTLRDQISHFFEHYKDLEKGKWVKVKGWEGIESARKEVMDGVARYQAEAK, from the coding sequence ATGGCCCTTAATAACGTTTCTTCCGGCAAGTCCCTTCCCGATGATTTCAACGTGATTATTGAAATCACGGCCCATTCCGACCCCGTCAAGTACGAAGTCGACAAGGAATCCGGCGCGATCTTCGTTGACCGTTTTATGGGTACCGCCATGCACTATCCGTGCAACTACGGTTACATCAACAACACCATCGCCGGTGACGGTGATCCGGTTGACGTGCTGGTTGTCACCCCGTTCGGTCTGCCGCCGGGCGTCGTTGTCCGCTGCCGTCCGCTCGGCATGCTGGCCATGGAAGACGAAGGCGGCCAGGACGCCAAGCTGATCGCCGTGCCGGTCGACAAGCTGACCCCGCTGTACAAGGATGCCAAGTCCTTCGAAGACATCCCGCAGACGCTGCGTGACCAGATCTCCCATTTCTTCGAGCACTACAAGGATCTCGAAAAAGGCAAGTGGGTCAAGGTCAAGGGCTGGGAAGGCATCGAGTCCGCCCGCAAGGAAGTCATGGACGGCGTTGCCCGTTACCAGGCTGAAGCCAAGTAA
- the lapB gene encoding lipopolysaccharide assembly protein LapB, with protein MNDFFEYWQLLLIPLFFGLGWAAARVDMRQVVHESRALPRSYFQGLNFLLNEQPDKAIDSFLEVAKVDSQTVELHFALGNLFRRRGETERAIRMHQNLIDRLDLSDAVRLHALSELGQDYLKAGLLDRAEEIFNKMIGTTYEEDAKRNLLEIYQVEKEWLKAIDIARELPDVASQREIAEYYCELAANEIMRSKPDSAREYLDTAMQQNRKCVRASLLQGDLLLQEGKPEEAIDAWQRIEQQDPAYLALVSQRLLDTYRKLERREEGIALLSGYLERYPSLDLMEVVYQLILEGEGSEAAYRMVRAELQRNPTLLGLEKLMGARLPLVSPEVRPDVELARTIIQGYTKRLSRYRCDNCGFKARQFYWRCPACGGWETYPPRRSEEFDQTL; from the coding sequence ATGAACGATTTTTTCGAGTATTGGCAACTCCTGCTTATCCCCCTGTTTTTTGGCTTGGGGTGGGCGGCTGCCCGAGTCGATATGCGCCAGGTTGTGCACGAATCGCGTGCCTTGCCCCGTTCATATTTCCAGGGCCTCAATTTTTTGCTTAACGAGCAGCCCGACAAGGCGATTGATTCCTTCCTCGAGGTCGCCAAGGTCGACTCCCAGACCGTTGAGTTGCATTTTGCGCTGGGTAATCTGTTTCGCCGGCGTGGCGAAACCGAGCGTGCCATCCGCATGCACCAGAATCTGATTGACCGACTCGACCTGAGCGACGCAGTCAGGCTGCACGCACTATCCGAGTTGGGGCAGGACTACCTCAAGGCGGGCTTGCTTGATCGTGCCGAGGAAATTTTCAACAAGATGATTGGCACAACCTATGAGGAAGATGCCAAAAGAAATCTGCTGGAAATTTATCAGGTCGAGAAAGAGTGGCTGAAGGCCATCGACATTGCGCGCGAACTGCCCGATGTCGCCTCGCAGCGTGAAATTGCCGAGTATTACTGCGAGTTGGCGGCAAACGAAATCATGCGGTCAAAACCGGACTCGGCGCGCGAGTATCTTGATACGGCGATGCAGCAAAACCGTAAATGCGTTCGCGCCAGTCTATTGCAGGGTGATCTGTTGTTGCAGGAAGGCAAGCCGGAAGAGGCGATCGATGCCTGGCAGCGTATCGAGCAACAGGATCCGGCCTATCTCGCCCTTGTTTCGCAACGTTTGCTCGATACTTACCGCAAGCTTGAGCGTCGCGAAGAGGGTATCGCCCTGCTGAGTGGTTATCTCGAGCGCTATCCTTCGCTCGATCTGATGGAAGTTGTCTATCAGCTGATCCTCGAGGGCGAGGGTAGCGAGGCGGCTTACCGCATGGTGCGCGCCGAGCTGCAGCGCAATCCGACGCTGCTTGGTCTGGAGAAACTGATGGGGGCCCGTTTGCCACTTGTTTCACCAGAAGTGCGCCCTGATGTCGAGTTGGCGCGGACCATCATTCAAGGCTATACCAAGCGTCTGTCGCGTTATCGGTGCGATAATTGCGGCTTCAAGGCCCGCCAGTTCTACTGGCGTTGCCCAGCCTGCGGTGGTTGGGAAACCTACCCGCCACGGCGCAGTGAAGAATTCGATCAAACATTGTAG
- the rfaE1 gene encoding D-glycero-beta-D-manno-heptose-7-phosphate kinase has protein sequence MLDKVAQVRLLVVGDVMLDRYWFGDVSRISPEAPVPVVKVERIEERLGGAANVARNAAAVGARTALLSVVGDDDAGRTLSRLLAEGQIDAGLHVDREIDTTVKLRVIGRQQQLLRIDFETAPSHEILQAKLAEFEKRVAESDVVILSDYGKGGLTHITEMIRLARAAGKPVLVDPKGDDYAKYAGATVITPNRSELREVVGRWGSEEELVAKSQKLRTDLGLEALLVTRSEEGMTLFAADEIHHQPAQAREVFDVSGAGDTVIATLAVMLAAGAGWAEAIRTANVAAGIVVGKLGTAVVTREELAAAL, from the coding sequence ATGCTCGATAAAGTTGCCCAGGTTCGCCTGCTTGTTGTTGGTGACGTCATGCTGGACCGTTACTGGTTCGGCGACGTCAGCCGCATTTCGCCGGAAGCGCCGGTGCCGGTGGTCAAGGTCGAGCGCATCGAAGAGCGTCTCGGCGGTGCGGCCAATGTGGCGCGCAATGCCGCCGCTGTCGGTGCCCGGACGGCCTTGCTGTCGGTTGTCGGTGATGACGATGCCGGGCGCACCTTGTCGCGTCTGCTGGCCGAAGGTCAAATCGATGCCGGTTTGCATGTCGACCGCGAGATCGATACCACCGTCAAATTGCGTGTCATCGGCCGTCAGCAGCAGTTGCTGCGCATCGATTTCGAAACCGCGCCGTCGCACGAAATTCTCCAGGCCAAGCTGGCCGAGTTCGAGAAGCGTGTTGCCGAATCCGATGTCGTCATCCTGTCGGATTACGGCAAGGGCGGCCTGACGCACATTACGGAAATGATCCGGCTGGCGCGCGCTGCCGGCAAGCCGGTGCTGGTCGACCCGAAGGGTGATGATTACGCCAAATACGCCGGCGCCACGGTGATTACGCCGAATCGCTCGGAACTTCGCGAAGTCGTTGGGCGTTGGGGTTCGGAAGAAGAACTGGTCGCCAAATCGCAGAAACTTCGCACCGATCTCGGTCTCGAAGCCTTGCTGGTGACGCGCAGCGAAGAGGGGATGACCCTGTTTGCGGCCGATGAAATTCATCACCAGCCGGCTCAGGCCCGTGAAGTGTTCGATGTCTCCGGTGCGGGTGATACCGTCATCGCCACGCTGGCTGTCATGCTCGCAGCCGGTGCCGGTTGGGCCGAAGCCATTCGTACGGCCAATGTGGCTGCCGGCATCGTTGTCGGCAAGCTGGGTACGGCTGTTGTGACCCGCGAAGAACTCGCTGCCGCTCTGTAA
- a CDS encoding NAD+ synthase — protein MLRIAVAQFNATVGDLTGNVERIVKCATEAKARGAQVLLTPELALCGYPPEDLLLRPDFYRACNQALDHLASRVEGIALVIGHPEESEGRRYNAATVIENGQKKAVYRKIRLPNYEVFDEKRYFDAGTDACVVSIAGVRCGINICADIWESGAAEMAHAAGAELLLVLNASPCHLTKHHQRLEVLGERVAATGIPAIYCNLVGGQDELVFDGASFALDAAGQCRMRLGQFVEALGIVDYDAGQLHSADQAVALLFEAEAYQALVLGVRDYIGKSGFKGAIIGLSGGIDSALTLCVAVDALGADKVHAVMMPSPYTAQMSLDDSREMIRQLGCSYNEIAIEPAMQTYAAMLDPLFAGLPADTTEENIQARIRGNILMALSNKTGKLVLTTGNKSEMAVGYCTLYGDMAGGFAVIKDVYKTLVYRLSVYRNTLCQGEPVIPENIIVRPPSAELKPDQTDQDSLPPYEVLDAIVRAYMEEDRSPREIIAAGLPEADVRRVVRLLRIAEYKRRQSPVGIRITPRGFGKDWRYPITNRYQDEF, from the coding sequence ATGCTGCGTATCGCCGTTGCCCAGTTCAACGCCACCGTCGGTGACCTGACGGGCAACGTCGAACGTATCGTGAAGTGCGCCACCGAGGCCAAGGCCCGGGGCGCCCAGGTGCTGCTCACGCCGGAACTGGCGTTGTGCGGCTACCCGCCGGAAGACCTGTTGCTGCGCCCGGATTTCTACCGGGCCTGCAATCAGGCACTGGATCATCTGGCCAGCCGTGTCGAGGGCATTGCCCTGGTCATCGGTCATCCGGAAGAGAGTGAAGGCCGCCGCTACAACGCGGCTACGGTCATTGAAAATGGCCAAAAAAAGGCGGTCTACCGCAAGATTCGCCTGCCTAATTACGAAGTTTTCGACGAGAAGCGCTATTTCGATGCCGGTACCGATGCCTGCGTCGTCAGTATTGCCGGCGTACGTTGCGGCATCAACATCTGTGCCGACATCTGGGAATCCGGTGCGGCCGAAATGGCCCACGCTGCCGGGGCCGAACTGCTCCTCGTCCTCAATGCCTCGCCTTGCCACCTGACCAAGCATCATCAGCGCCTTGAAGTGCTGGGCGAACGTGTTGCAGCAACCGGTATCCCGGCGATCTACTGCAACCTGGTTGGCGGTCAGGACGAACTGGTTTTCGACGGTGCTTCCTTTGCGCTTGATGCCGCCGGCCAGTGCCGGATGCGTCTCGGCCAGTTTGTCGAAGCGCTCGGTATCGTCGATTACGATGCCGGCCAGTTGCATTCCGCGGATCAGGCGGTCGCCTTGTTGTTCGAAGCCGAGGCTTATCAGGCACTGGTTCTGGGCGTGCGCGACTACATCGGCAAGAGTGGTTTCAAGGGCGCGATCATCGGCCTTTCGGGCGGTATCGACTCAGCACTGACCCTGTGTGTCGCGGTCGACGCGCTGGGGGCCGACAAGGTGCACGCGGTGATGATGCCGTCGCCCTACACGGCGCAGATGAGTCTCGACGATTCGCGCGAAATGATTCGCCAACTAGGCTGCAGCTATAACGAAATCGCCATCGAGCCGGCGATGCAGACTTACGCCGCAATGCTCGATCCCCTGTTCGCCGGCCTGCCAGCCGATACCACTGAAGAGAACATCCAGGCGCGGATTCGCGGCAATATCCTGATGGCGCTCTCCAACAAGACCGGCAAGCTGGTTCTGACGACCGGCAACAAATCCGAAATGGCCGTTGGCTATTGCACGCTGTACGGCGACATGGCCGGTGGTTTCGCCGTCATCAAGGATGTCTACAAAACACTGGTCTACCGCCTGTCGGTCTATCGCAACACCTTGTGCCAGGGCGAGCCGGTCATTCCGGAAAACATCATTGTCCGGCCGCCTTCAGCCGAGTTGAAGCCGGATCAGACCGATCAGGACTCGCTGCCGCCGTACGAAGTGCTCGATGCCATCGTCCGCGCCTATATGGAAGAAGACCGCAGCCCGCGCGAGATCATTGCGGCCGGCCTGCCGGAAGCCGATGTGCGGCGCGTCGTGCGTCTGCTGCGCATCGCCGAATACAAGCGGCGTCAGTCGCCGGTCGGCATCCGCATCACGCCGCGTGGTTTCGGCAAGGATTGGCGGTATCCTATAACCAATCGTTATCAAGACGAATTTTAA
- a CDS encoding UDP-glucose dehydrogenase family protein has protein sequence MKITVVGTGYVGLVSGTCLAEVGNDVLCLDLDPEKIRILEEGGIPIYEPGLQEMVRRNVAAGRLHFTTDVEKAVQHGTIQFIAVGTPPDEDGSADLKYVLAAARSIGRTMTDYKVIVDKSTVPVGTGEKVKAAIADELAKRAVNIPYSVVSNPEFLKEGAAVEDFMRPDRIVVGAEEEQAIHLMRALYAPFQRNHERLIITDVKSAELIKYAANAMLATRISFMNELANLAEVLGADIEMVRQGIGSDPRIGYHFLYPGCGYGGSCFPKDVKALIKTAADDANIELKVLTAVEEANDLQKHVLSKKISARFGADLKGKHFALWGLSFKPNTDDMRDAPSRELIADLFAAGATVTAYDPVAMHETQRIFGDEARLKYAENPMGALDQADALVIVTEWKEFRSPDFDAIKQSLKNPVIFDGRNLYDPKFVRDSGIEYFAIGR, from the coding sequence ATGAAAATTACCGTCGTCGGTACAGGCTACGTCGGCCTGGTCAGTGGTACCTGCCTGGCAGAAGTGGGCAATGATGTCCTTTGTCTCGATCTTGATCCGGAAAAGATTCGCATCCTCGAAGAGGGTGGTATTCCGATCTATGAACCGGGTTTGCAGGAAATGGTTCGCCGCAATGTGGCCGCCGGTCGCCTGCACTTCACGACCGATGTCGAGAAGGCTGTCCAGCACGGCACTATCCAGTTCATCGCCGTGGGTACCCCGCCCGATGAAGATGGTTCGGCCGATCTGAAATATGTGCTGGCTGCCGCGCGCAGTATCGGCCGTACGATGACCGATTACAAAGTGATCGTCGACAAGAGCACCGTGCCGGTCGGTACTGGCGAAAAGGTCAAGGCGGCCATTGCCGATGAACTGGCCAAGCGTGCGGTCAACATCCCCTACAGCGTCGTTTCCAATCCGGAATTCCTCAAGGAAGGTGCTGCCGTTGAAGACTTCATGCGGCCGGACCGCATTGTCGTCGGCGCCGAGGAAGAGCAGGCCATCCATCTGATGCGTGCTCTCTATGCGCCATTCCAGCGTAACCATGAGCGCCTGATCATTACCGACGTGAAAAGTGCGGAACTGATCAAATACGCCGCCAACGCGATGCTGGCCACGCGCATCAGCTTCATGAACGAACTGGCTAATCTGGCTGAAGTGCTCGGTGCCGATATCGAAATGGTCCGCCAGGGCATTGGTTCGGACCCACGCATCGGCTACCACTTTCTGTATCCCGGTTGTGGCTACGGTGGTTCCTGCTTCCCGAAGGACGTCAAGGCGCTGATCAAGACCGCAGCCGATGATGCCAATATCGAACTCAAGGTGCTGACTGCCGTTGAGGAAGCCAACGATCTGCAGAAGCATGTGTTGAGCAAGAAAATCTCGGCCCGTTTCGGTGCTGATCTCAAGGGCAAGCATTTTGCCTTGTGGGGTCTGTCCTTCAAGCCCAATACCGACGATATGCGTGATGCGCCGAGCCGTGAATTGATCGCTGACCTGTTTGCCGCCGGTGCGACGGTGACGGCTTACGATCCGGTTGCCATGCACGAAACGCAGCGTATTTTCGGTGACGAGGCTCGCCTGAAATATGCCGAAAATCCGATGGGCGCACTGGATCAGGCCGACGCGCTGGTCATCGTCACTGAATGGAAGGAATTCCGTAGCCCGGATTTTGACGCCATCAAGCAGAGCCTGAAGAATCCGGTGATTTTCGACGGCCGTAATCTTTACGATCCGAAGTTCGTCCGGGATTCCGGGATCGAGTACTTCGCCATCGGACGGTAA